The proteins below come from a single Papaver somniferum cultivar HN1 chromosome 11, ASM357369v1, whole genome shotgun sequence genomic window:
- the LOC113325177 gene encoding uncharacterized protein LOC113325177: MVEMKIPLFKMKEPILKNEEPAPQNNQTWKDNAEAKEWLISKAKEKMCVVAQSKHVDSSRMEMVCERAGKKGESHKGKNYKYEKKTTRVYKTASKKCGCPFRIYFKRHHETDRWFLDCILDGRHSHPPPKSLYGHPAYARLKLHQMEKVRQMKGFRPLKILNAIRAEDKDNLSTISTIYASKATIKRTEWDGRLIMQQSEWLAEKLNYAMQTRTGPGDTVTHIFLAHPRMVDLAQCFYQVLFINATYKTNRYIMPMLNVVKHK; this comes from the exons ATGGTGGAGATGAAGATCCCATtgttcaaaatgaaggaaccaatcctcaaaaaTGAAGAACCCGCACCTCAAAACAACCAG ACATGGAAAGACAATGCTGAGGCCAAGGAATGGCTTATCTCAAAGGCCAAAGAGAAGATGTGCGTGGTTGCTCAAAGCAAACACGTCGATTCCAGTAGGATGGAGATGGTATGCGAGAGAGCGGGGAAAAAGGGAGAAAGTCACAAAGGTAAGAATTACAAATATGagaagaagacgactagggtgtacaaaACTGCTTCGAAGAAGTGTGGATGCCCTTTCAGGATTTATTTCAAAAGGCACCATGAAACTGATCGTTGGTTTTTGGATTGTATTCTGGATGGTCGTCACAGCCATCCTCCGCCTAAAAGTTTGTATGGACATCCTGCATATGCCCGGTTGAAGCtgcatcaaatggagaaggttcGACAAATGAAGGGATTTAGGCCTCTTAAGATCCTAAATGCAATAAGGGCGGAAGATAAGGATAACCTGTCTACTATTTCCACAATCTACGCTTCCAAAGCaacgatcaagagaaccgaatggGATGGTCGGTTAATTATGCAACAATCTGAGTGGTTAGCAGAAAAACTTAACTACGCCATGCAAACAAGAACTGGTCCGGGAGACACAGTTACTCATATTTTTCTTGCGCACCCAAGAATGGTGGATTTGGCTCAGTGTTTTTACCAGGTTCTATTCATAAATgccacctacaagacaaacaggtATATCATGCCCATGTTGAACGTGGTAAAACATAAATAA